The sequence AATTTATCCACAAGCTGTCCATAAAGCGTGATATAAGCCGGACTTTGCGCCCACTCTTGCACTTGCGCTAGGGTACATCTCTTTGTGGTGCAGTTAAATTGGTTGGTCTTGTTGATGAGTTGGGTCAAGCGTTCAAAGATATTGGGGTTAAAAGGGGCGATAGTGGCGCGCATTTCTAAGCTTTGTAAAAACTCGGCATAAGATCCAAATTGTTGCTGTGCACTTTGGCGCTGGGCATTAGCTTGGTATTGGGCAGCACGGGCTAAATCCTCTTGGCTTAAAGAAATGGGCTCAAAATACCCCGCTTTATCTAGCCTCGTAATGTATTCCTCGGGTTGCCCTATATCTGGCACAGCCACGCTAGGTAATTGTGCAGAAACTAAAGCCCGCTCTGCCGGGTTGTCATCCACAAAGACGAAACTATCCAAGCCCAAATTCAATTCTTTAGCGATCTCTACAATGTTGCGATCTTTGGGCTCAAAATTGGCCTTAATGCACGCAAAATCCGCAGGCTTTAAAAGCATGTTTTCATGGGATAAAGCTAAAAGCGCGTTTTCATGCGTGTTCTTAGAACAAATGGCGAGCAACACCCCCCGCTCTTTGAGTTCTAAAATGTAGCGCTGAAAAGTGGTGTAACTCTCTGCTAGAGCGCTCTCACTCCCAATCACCAAGCCGGCCAAGCCATCATCGGCGATCACCCCGCCGTATAAGGTGTTGTCCATGTCTAGGATCAAAACTTTTTTAGAAAGCCCAAAGAGGGCGCAAAGAATTTTAGAGAGATTAAAAGCCACACAAGCCAGGCCTTCATAACTCATGGCGTATTTGGCGCGGTAGTATAAGTTAGAATCAAACCACTTAGACAGCCCCACCTGTGCGGACAGATACAGCAAATCTTGTATATACACAGAGGGGTGTTCTTTGACAAGAGCTACAAGGGCAGTATTTAAGGTGTTGATGAAGTGGGTTTTACCACTCAAGGCATCTAAATTACCCAATGAACGGTGCTGGGGCAAGTCAAAATTATTGACAATGACCGCGCAAGAATAGCAGGTTTTTAAAGAGATAAGCATGATCTCTAATTTGCCCATCTCTTGCTGGACAAGTTTGGCGATCTCTTCTGCTGAGGCGTTGAGCTCAGGAAAACGCTCAATGTTGAGGCTGGAAGTGTGTAGGTAGATGAGATCGGGAGCAAAGTCCCTTAAAGCGGGGTTTTCAAACGCACTTTCTTCGTAGTAGCGGTTGTAATCGCTCTCATAAAAGCTAGGCACAATCCCCGCCTTTAAAAGGCAGACCTCTAAAAGGTCTTTAAGTTCAGCGGTGCTTGAGCCCCCAGGAGGGCTATTTTCTTAGGAGTTCCCCCCCCCAGTTAATAACTCTCTTTTGAGGCGTTTTTTATGGCGTAAAAAATAAGAAACATCTTGCATAACATAGCCCTAGGCAAAAACAGGTCAAAGATAAAGTGCGATTATAGCAGAAAATTTAAGCTTCTGTGTCAAACCAGTTCGTAACAGCTACGAGTGTTGCTTTAGTTGTGTGCACAGACAATTACCAAAATCAACAGCGACATGGAGTTGTGTATGGATTATAAGGGAGTGCGAGTAGCATAAAAAATAAATATATACAAAAGACTCATACATAGAATGGGCTTTTTTGTGTATTTGTTCCTTGTAAAACAAACTAACCAATGCTTTTATTCTGCATTAAATCACTATACTATCCTGCAACCATTTTACTCTCCATATGAACAACCTATCAATACATCATCACCCCTTCATCATAAAAACTCTAAAGTGTATCATTGAGGACATGTTTTCTCAATTTTTAAATGTAAAATTAATGATACAAACATGCTCAATAAACTTGCGCTGTGTCCTACCATATAGTAGTGGTAGGTGGTAAGAAATTTAGCCACCTGTCTATGATAGGACGCTCACAAGTTCACTTGGATAATTCACTTGGAGAATTTGCCACTCAAACGCCACGGGGGCTAAATGTATTATTTAAATTTAAAATATTCTAAGATTTTTGAGACAGTGTACATAAATGTATATGTTTTAGATCACAAAGCGATTGTAGGGTTTTCTGTAAAGGAAGGTTTAGGTATATTTGGTTATTTGGGTGGTGAAAATTTATTCACTCTTGCATTGTTTTGTGCAGTCTATGTAGCGTCTTTTTATCGCTAGTGGTGCTTTGGTTAGCGTGTTGCGAGGTGTTTCTACACCCTTGGCTCGCTCCATATGCTTCTTAAACCAACTTTTAAAGTGCTTGGCATTATCCAAGATGAAAGAGTTAGAATCTTGTAGATCTTATCTATGTCTTGAATATCTACCCTAATCTTTCCATCCTCAGTAAAATAGATGTCTTGAATCTTGGGAACAGCAGGCGCACCATTATTGCCCATATAGATGTCTCTGCCTAGAAAAGTTTTGAAACCATTCTTGCCTTTTTACATCTCTACCTTGACTTCTGTGGGTTGTGGTGCTTGGTTGGTTTGTTGTGTCTGTTGTGCTTGTAAATCTACAATTTGATAACCTCCTTTGCGCAAGAGATGACAGACTGGAAACTTAGAGTATTTGTTGCAAGTTCAGGTGCATTAAACTCTTTTAGTTTATCCATTCAGTCGCTTAAATATTTGAATTTACTTTCATACCCCCTTAGCACCCCGTAGTAGGTGTTTTTGCGTTAAAATAGGGTATGGAGATACAGACATCGAGCGAATTTAAAAAGTGGCTAAAACCTCAAAGATTTAAACGGAAAAGGTGTACTTACACGCCGCATACAGAGTTAAAAAAGAGCGGACACTTTGGTGATCATAAACACATTACGGGTTAAATCTTTGAAATGCGTATCCACATGGGTGCAAGTTACCGCTTGTATATGGATAAATGGGGCGAGGTGTTGGTGATTTTGCTGTGGCGCGCCGTACAGTGGCGCGCTTAAGGCGACAAAAGCACACAGCAAAAAGATATAATCAAGGCACAAAAATCTTAAAAGATTATCCATGTCCGTAACCTTTAAACCCTTTAATGCAGCCGAGTTCTTAGACTCCGATCAAGTGCGTTTAAGTCATCTTAGTGCCGTTTTAGAGGATGGCGACATGGCAGAACTCAAAGATACTTTAGCAGTCATTGCCGAGTCTAAAGGCATTGACTTGCCCCCTTTTGAGGGGGATGCCCCTAAGTTTGCAAGAGTCTTAAAGAAATTGGGTTTTGGGTTGCAGTCTTTGGATGAGATGCAAAAGCATAACACGGCTTAAGCCCACCAAACCCCCAAGAGAGGGTTTTGAAGTGAGGATTAGATTTTTGGTCTTGAAGTATCTATGAATGTGTAACCATGTCTCTTGGGGAGAGGGTGAAAAACTGGTCAATTAGGACAATTATATCTTTGGATAACAAAATAGAGAGAAGCCATAAAACAAAGATAGCGTTTAGAGAGCTTTTGAGTGGTCATAGAGCGAAAGTTTAGGGGTTAGGAGTTCAAAGGTTTGAGCTGTGGTTTGAGAGTTAAAAGCGGTTGTAGGGGATCGTAAGAGCAACTAAGAACAACTACATCGTAGGCAAAGACACAAATGAATCAATTTGATAATCTTATAAAAAGTAAATACACTCTACTTTTCTCTCAATCCCTCTCAAATTGGGATTGAGTTTAGAACCAATGTGAGTAAACACAATGGATTTGAAGTGGGCTTGCATATTTCTCTAGCCATGAACTGCTATTCCAAAGGGGATTAGGTGGTTCTAGCCTAGAGACCACTTATAAAAGCAATGTAGCGGTATGTGTGGATTATTTTGTGTATAATTCCTAGGCAATCTGTTAGCTGAGAAATAGCAACGGCAACATGAGGGACTTAGATTCCTCTGTTGTTCATAAAGAGGTTTAGAGAGTCGTAAAACTAGGCAGACACATACCGAATCTTCGCAAGGAGGTGGATATGGCTGTTAAGCGAAAACTAGCTAGTGCGCTTTTATTTGGCACCCTAGAGTTTTTCTCTTTACTCCCTTTGAAGGCAGAAAAGAGTGGAGTGTTTATAGAGGGTGGATTTGAGTATTCGCATGGTTCGGGGGTTTTTAAATAATATGCAGCAGATCAATTCACAATACCAGGGGTGCCCAGTCTAGTAGTTCAATCCACAAACTTCTATAAGGGCAATCTTTTTGGAGGGAATATCCAAGCAGGTTTTAAGCTATTCTTTGGCCAAACAAGACGCTTTGGATTGCGTTTCTATGGGTTCTTTAGTGGGCAAGCAGGCAATGCTAATTCTACCCACAGCAAAGATCCAGATTCTAACTTCGTCATAAAAGACCAACCCACTTCTAATTTTTTTCTACGCTGGGGGTGTAGATGCACTTTATAACTTTTATGACAAGAATAACCGCTCTTTTGGAGTCTTTGCAGGTTTGATGGTTGGGTGGAACTCTTGGTCCATGGGTGAGAGCAAGCAATGTGCGGGGACTGCTATTTATAGCCCTGGTGGATTTGATGGGGGTTGCGTGTCGACCAATAAATTTTTCCAACAGCTGTTGCACACCGATAGCGAATACTACCCTGAATTTAAAACCTCTTCCTCATTTGCTTTTGTGCAAGCTGTCGTGAATCTTGGGTTTAGGTTTAATTTTACTAAACACCAAGGTCTTGAAGTGGGGGTGCGTATCCCTACCATCAACACTCCTGGTTATGTCAGTAAGGGTGCCTTTTTGGAACACAACATTGTTAAAGTCGAGCTTAATGATTCCCTGACTTTCAGGCGTGATATAGCTGCTTTTATCGATTATGTTATTAGTTTTTAGAATATGGGTTATGGAGTAGCTACATTAAGAAAAAGCTAAAAGACCTAAGATAAAAACCTAAAACAACGGAGGAAGTGATTAGCATGAAGCTAGGTTAAGCGGGGTATTTTTATACACACAAAAACACAAAAAGCGCATAAGAATCTTAATTTTTTGTAAGAGTAATAAATTTATATAGAAACCGCCACAATGCTTAAACCTTAAAGGCTGGGGATGCTAGGGGATACTATCAACTGGCAGCCTTGTATGTGCGTGGCAGGGGAGTGAAGCAAAACATTGCAAGAGGTCTTGGGTATCTACAAAAAGCCATAAGACATGGAGAAATTAGAGCTCACCACGCAATGGGGCAGAATACACCTCTTAAGAAAAAGGCAGTCTCTCAAGAAGAGTCTGCACTTTCAAGGGCTAGCTAGGCTGGCTAGAGAAAGGCTACGCCTTTTCTCCAAAATACACTAGCGCAGAGCCCCAAGTGAGGCCGCCACCAAAGGCATCCAAGAGCATTAAATCACCCGTTTTGAGCTTGCCCTGCTCGTAAATTTCGTTCATCGCCATAGGGATGCTCGCGGCTGAAGTGTTGCCGTATTTTTGCACGGTCAAGACCACTTGTTCCTCTTTGAAGGCGAGCTGGTTTTGCACCGCTTGGATGATGCGCAAATTCGCTTGGTGGGGGATAAAGTAAGCGACCTGCTCGGGGGTGATGGTGTTGGCCTGAAGGATTTCCTCCACATCTTTAAGCAAGGTTTTAATCGCAAGCTTAAAAATTTCATTGCCCTTCATGTGCAACGCTTGGCTGTCCTCATACCCGGGGCAAAAGGCACTGGCTTTAATGTTTCTTGGGGTGTAAAGGTAGTCGCCAAAGTTGCCATTGGCCGCAATTTTCACATCTAAAATACTCTTTTTAAGGTCATCCGTGGGTGAGATCACGCATGCGCCCGCCCCATCTCCAAAGAGCACGCAAGTGGAGCGGTCGCTAAAGTCTAAAACGCTGCTGCACTTCTCCGCCCCCACAATCAGCACATTTTGATACATCCCACTCTCCACAAACGCCTTAGCGGTGGCGAGCAAGTAAATAAACCCACTACAAGCGGCAATGAGGTCCATGCTGGGCGTGTTCTCTAGGCCTAATTTCGCGCTAAGACCGCAGGCGGTAGAGGGCATGGCGACATAATCCGGGCTCAAGGTGCCCACCAAAACCAAATCAATGTCCTCTTTTTTTAAGCCCGCCCGCTCAATGGCAAGCTTGGCCGCCTGCACGCCTAAATCGCTGCTCTTTTCCTCTGGGGACGCAAAATAGCGGGTCTTGATCCCCGTGCGCTTTTGTATCCACTCGTCCGTGGTGTCTAAAAGCCCCTCAAAGGCGCTGTTGGGGACACAATTTTGGGGGACATAAGCCGCTACAGAGCGCAACATTGCATAGGGCATAAATTTCCTTTAAGAGACAGGGGGGCTTTGCGTGCCCACATTTTTATGGCTGAAGGCTTGCGCCATTTTCTGTGCCACGCCGCTTTCCTTCGCCCGAATCGCCTGATAAATGGCGCATTCAATCGCCCGTGCATTGCTCTTACCATGGCTGATAACAACCGCCTTATTCACGCCCAAAAGCGGCGCACCGCCATATTCAGCGTAGTCGGTCTTTTGCTTAAGCGTATCAAAGGCCTCTTTTAAGAGAAACGCCCCGATTTTGGCGCTAAAATGCTCTTTAATCGTGGTCTTAAAAATGCTGCCGATCGCGCTGGCGACCCCCTCGGTGGTTTTGAGCACAATGTTGCCCACAAAGCCATCGCACACCACGACATCCACGCTATTAACGAAAATGTCGTTGCCCTCCACATTGCCCTTGAAAATGGATGTATTTTCGGCAAATAGGGGGTAGTCGTGGATGAGCTTAAACGCCTCTTTGGTGAGGCTATCGCCCTTGCTGTCCTCCTCACCATTGGCTAAAATCCCCACCGTGGGGTTGTCATAGCCCAACACACTTTTGGCATATTCATAGCCCAAAATGGCAAAGTCCAGCAGATACTCCGCCTTGCAATCGGTGTTCGCGCCCACGTCTAGGCACAAGCTCGCCCTCTTGCCCACGGAGGGCATGAGTGTGCATAAAGCGGGGCGGCTCACGCCCTTAATGCGCCCGAGCTTGAGCGTGGCAAGCCCCATTGTCGCCCCGCTATGCCCGGCCGAGACTAAGGCATCTGCCCCGTTTTTTAAAATATCCATTCCCACGAAGATCGAAGCCTCTTTGCGCTTGAGTGCCTCGGTGGCCTGCTCCTCCATGCGGATAAAGTCGGGGCAGTCAATGACTTCCACTTTAGAAGCCAAATCCTTAGAAATGAACGCCTTTGCCTTCTTGGCATCGCCCACTAAAATGGGCTCAAACGCCCTGCTCGCTAACGCCTTAGAAACGCCCTCAATAATGGGTAAGACCCCAAGGTCTGCCCCCATCATGTCAACAACGATTTTCATCGCTACCTATTTATAATTGCCTGTGAATCGATTGACAAAATGGGGCAATTTCCAGCTACCATCCTTGCCCTTAACAGGCGTGGCCAACTTGGCTGTGTAATGGGTGCGGCGTTTTCGCGCCCTTGTTTTACTCACGCGTCTATCAGGTACTGCCATTTTTCATCCTTTATGCTTGGTCTAAATAGTGATAATCGGCTTGGATACTCTGCACCTCCGAGCGCAAAATATCCTCTAAATCAATGACACCGCCGAAACACTCAACGGCATCTAGAGCATCCACGCCCCAGCCCTCCAAACTCTGCTTAGGGTCAAACACCCCATCGCAGAGCAGGAGTTTTAAATCTTGGGACATGGTTTTGTTAAAGACTTGCGCACTTCGAGCGCACACAACGGCAACCTCTCCGTGCAAACGCCCCTCGAGCACAAAGAACTTCGGGGCGACTCGGCGCACCTGCCCCTCCAAGCGCACACCCTCAAAGGCGCACGCCACGGATTTCGCAGAATGCCCGATTTTTTGCATTTCTAGGCGCACTATTTGCTGAAGAAAAAGGCAATTTCTCTGTGGGCGTTTTCTTCGCTGTCGCTGCCATGCACAACATTGGCATCAATGTTTTCGGCAAAATCCGCCCGAATGGTGCCGGGTTTAGCGGCTTTGGGGTCGGTCGCACCCATCAACTCGCGGTTTTTCTCTACAGCATTGGGCCCTTCTAGCACCATCACCACCACCTCACCGCTGGTCATAAAAGCGATGAGATCGTTGAAAAAGGGGCGATCTTGGTGGATGGCATAAAACTCTTCAGCCTGCGCTTGGCTTAGGTGCAGGCGTTTGATTTTCACCACCTCTAGCCCCGCCTCTTCAAAGCGAGTGATGATTTTGCCGATGATGCGTTTTTTCACGCCATCGGGCTTGATGATAGATAGGGTTTGCATGCGCGTCCTTACTTGAAGTCTAAACCGCCCATTCTAGCAAAATAAGCCGTGTTTTTAGCTTAATCTAGGCACATTTACCCAGCGTGTAGAAAACCACGCTAAAGTCGGGGCATTTAGTGTTTTTGAAGGATTTTTATGCGTTTGCTTTGGTCTTTGCTGTTTGTGGGGGTGTGTTGGGCAAAACCTTTGATCTATGTGCTTGCCACAGGCGGGACGATTGCGGGCAACTCTAACAGCCATTTAAGCAGTGCTTACAAAGCGGGGGTGGTGGGCGTGGATGTGCTTTTAAAGGCGGTGCCCCAGTTGCAAGAGCTCGCCACTTTGAAGGGCGAACAAATCAGCAACATCGGCTCGCAAGAGATGGACAACGCCACTTTGTTGAAACTGGCCAGACGCACCCAAGCCCTGCTAGACAAGCCCGAAGTGCAGGGGGTTGTCATCACACACGGCACCGACACAATGGAAGAGAGTGCGTATTTCTTAGACCTTGTGGTGCACAGCAAAAAGCCTATTGTGTTTGTGGGGGCAATGCGTAATGCCAGTTCTCTTAGTGCGGACGGACCGCTCAATCTTTACAATGCCATGGCGGTGGCGGTGAACAAAGAGGCGCAGGATAAGGGGGTTTTAGTGGTGATGGACGATGCGATCCACGCTGCTAGGGAGGTTAGCAAAACCAACACCACGCACACGGATACCTTTAAATCTTTAAACACGGGTCCTATCGGCTCTGTGATTTACGGGCAAGTGCACTTTTACATGCAGCCCTTAAGAAAGCACACTTTTAACAGCGCATTTAACATCGCCAATATCAAAAGCCTGCCTAGAGTGGACATCCTCTATGCGCATGAAAACGACAGCCCCGAATTTGTGCAAGCGGCGTTGGCTAAGGGAGCTGAGGGGCTTATCAGTGCTGGCATGGGCAATGGCAATCTCTTTCCCTCTGTGTTAAATGCCTTGGCCACTGCTACAGAAAATGGCGTGGTGGTGGTGCGCTCTAGTCGGGTGAGCAGTGGGGAGATCACCCAGCCGGGCGAAATCAACGATGCCAAGTATAAATTTTTGACCAGCGACAATTTAAACCCCGCCAAAGCCCGCATCCTTTTAATGGTGGGGCTCACAAAGACCCATGACTTAAAAACCCTCCAGCGGTATTTTTTGGAGTATTAAGGATTTGCCATGCACATGGATACACATGAATATTTGGATTTTGAGGATGTGTTGATCAAGCCTAGGCGCAGCCCCATTAATTCCCGCCAAGAAGTGGATTTAACCCGTTCTTTTAAAACAAAAAGTGGGCTTGTGTTAAATGGCGTGGGGGTGGTGGCGGCAAATATGGACGGGGTGGGGACCTTTAGCATGGCCAAAGCCCTTGCACAAGAAAAAATGTTCACCGCCCTGCATAAATTCTACACCCTAGAGCAGTGGGTGGAGTTTGCTAGGGATAATGCCGCAATCTTGCCC is a genomic window of Helicobacter sp. NHP19-012 containing:
- a CDS encoding type II asparaginase, giving the protein MRLLWSLLFVGVCWAKPLIYVLATGGTIAGNSNSHLSSAYKAGVVGVDVLLKAVPQLQELATLKGEQISNIGSQEMDNATLLKLARRTQALLDKPEVQGVVITHGTDTMEESAYFLDLVVHSKKPIVFVGAMRNASSLSADGPLNLYNAMAVAVNKEAQDKGVLVVMDDAIHAAREVSKTNTTHTDTFKSLNTGPIGSVIYGQVHFYMQPLRKHTFNSAFNIANIKSLPRVDILYAHENDSPEFVQAALAKGAEGLISAGMGNGNLFPSVLNALATATENGVVVVRSSRVSSGEITQPGEINDAKYKFLTSDNLNPAKARILLMVGLTKTHDLKTLQRYFLEY
- the ndk gene encoding nucleoside-diphosphate kinase → MQTLSIIKPDGVKKRIIGKIITRFEEAGLEVVKIKRLHLSQAQAEEFYAIHQDRPFFNDLIAFMTSGEVVVMVLEGPNAVEKNRELMGATDPKAAKPGTIRADFAENIDANVVHGSDSEENAHREIAFFFSK
- a CDS encoding beta-ketoacyl-ACP synthase III; amino-acid sequence: MPYAMLRSVAAYVPQNCVPNSAFEGLLDTTDEWIQKRTGIKTRYFASPEEKSSDLGVQAAKLAIERAGLKKEDIDLVLVGTLSPDYVAMPSTACGLSAKLGLENTPSMDLIAACSGFIYLLATAKAFVESGMYQNVLIVGAEKCSSVLDFSDRSTCVLFGDGAGACVISPTDDLKKSILDVKIAANGNFGDYLYTPRNIKASAFCPGYEDSQALHMKGNEIFKLAIKTLLKDVEEILQANTITPEQVAYFIPHQANLRIIQAVQNQLAFKEEQVVLTVQKYGNTSAASIPMAMNEIYEQGKLKTGDLMLLDAFGGGLTWGSALVYFGEKA
- a CDS encoding outer membrane protein, whose protein sequence is MPSLVVQSTNFYKGNLFGGNIQAGFKLFFGQTRRFGLRFYGFFSGQAGNANSTHSKDPDSNFVIKDQPTSNFFLRWGCRCTL
- a CDS encoding outer membrane protein, producing MFFYAGGVDALYNFYDKNNRSFGVFAGLMVGWNSWSMGESKQCAGTAIYSPGGFDGGCVSTNKFFQQLLHTDSEYYPEFKTSSSFAFVQAVVNLGFRFNFTKHQGLEVGVRIPTINTPGYVSKGAFLEHNIVKVELNDSLTFRRDIAAFIDYVISF
- the rpmF gene encoding 50S ribosomal protein L32 — its product is MAVPDRRVSKTRARKRRTHYTAKLATPVKGKDGSWKLPHFVNRFTGNYK
- the plsX gene encoding phosphate acyltransferase PlsX, whose translation is MKIVVDMMGADLGVLPIIEGVSKALASRAFEPILVGDAKKAKAFISKDLASKVEVIDCPDFIRMEEQATEALKRKEASIFVGMDILKNGADALVSAGHSGATMGLATLKLGRIKGVSRPALCTLMPSVGKRASLCLDVGANTDCKAEYLLDFAILGYEYAKSVLGYDNPTVGILANGEEDSKGDSLTKEAFKLIHDYPLFAENTSIFKGNVEGNDIFVNSVDVVVCDGFVGNIVLKTTEGVASAIGSIFKTTIKEHFSAKIGAFLLKEAFDTLKQKTDYAEYGGAPLLGVNKAVVISHGKSNARAIECAIYQAIRAKESGVAQKMAQAFSHKNVGTQSPPVS
- a CDS encoding HAD-IIIC family phosphatase is translated as MPSFYESDYNRYYEESAFENPALRDFAPDLIYLHTSSLNIERFPELNASAEEIAKLVQQEMGKLEIMLISLKTCYSCAVIVNNFDLPQHRSLGNLDALSGKTHFINTLNTALVALVKEHPSVYIQDLLYLSAQVGLSKWFDSNLYYRAKYAMSYEGLACVAFNLSKILCALFGLSKKVLILDMDNTLYGGVIADDGLAGLVIGSESALAESYTTFQRYILELKERGVLLAICSKNTHENALLALSHENMLLKPADFACIKANFEPKDRNIVEIAKELNLGLDSFVFVDDNPAERALVSAQLPSVAVPDIGQPEEYITRLDKAGYFEPISLSQEDLARAAQYQANAQRQSAQQQFGSYAEFLQSLEMRATIAPFNPNIFERLTQLINKTNQFNCTTKRCTLAQVQEWAQSPAYITLYGQLVDKFGDNGIVAISVGRIEGEICHLEIWLMSCRVLKRDLEFAMLNFLAKRAKDLGIKTLKGYYHPTPKNAMVAQLYASFGFALESQNETGSVFSLDLEKHTDKPHYIKVNDGNNTDF